A DNA window from Paenibacillus andongensis contains the following coding sequences:
- a CDS encoding carboxymuconolactone decarboxylase family protein: MEVRLNYSQVNPEALQAMLKLEGFIKTSGLDAKLYELIKIRASQINGCAFCIDMHTRDLRNMGETEQRINLLTAWREAPFYSDKERALLELTETVTRISENGVPQAVYENVRKHFDEKEYVVLIMAINIINAWNRIAISTGMFPAAQE; this comes from the coding sequence ATGGAAGTTAGATTGAATTATAGTCAGGTAAACCCGGAAGCTTTGCAAGCGATGCTGAAGCTGGAAGGCTTTATTAAAACAAGCGGTTTGGATGCCAAGCTGTATGAGCTTATCAAAATTAGAGCGTCTCAGATCAATGGCTGCGCCTTCTGCATCGACATGCACACCAGAGACTTGCGGAACATGGGTGAAACAGAGCAAAGAATTAACTTGCTAACGGCTTGGCGGGAAGCTCCTTTTTATTCCGACAAAGAAAGAGCTTTGCTGGAATTGACGGAGACCGTCACTCGCATTTCGGAGAACGGAGTTCCACAAGCAGTTTATGAGAATGTGAGGAAGCATTTTGATGAGAAGGAGTATGTCGTTCTGATTATGGCGATCAATATCATCAATGCTTGGAATCGCATTGCCATTTCTACGGGAATGTTCCCAGCTGCGCAGGAATAA